The following proteins come from a genomic window of Larimichthys crocea isolate SSNF chromosome III, L_crocea_2.0, whole genome shotgun sequence:
- the tet1 gene encoding methylcytosine dioxygenase TET3 isoform X4, whose translation MDDTHKAAEEDDGEEGHIPHKQSPPITNSLTHNLASDQAGRPPLVKREPGLELTSIALHQHVCSSVTFQNGSAETKPNGADMSTGSLSDLKSAYKRTMIASEPQRTIIAAAPKDFSENGRKTPPDNMSIPLKKIKLEEPWMWITEQATTQLSDEDEVCEDPLSTLAAVVCLSVTERKGLEEKLFSSRSSILCAIKTEPPDLHFIKKEPVDLKNDLCQKSTPVSQTPQAVKSEPPPNVLLPSVQSLAEKRNLSFDQAIAIEALTQLADIPQSTPGSIKAESNCEHPISNSAPFSSSSTNTTLQEAKPTAAICYNKVSVISSPLHQMSVIRPPVVRQGNVIQCSQGSSSNTKLSLQNLLEASSDNDKAPCRRTEHGFGSHVNKSECSYKVPSDVKLSRDHERLFGEDKDLVLGKARRNRDEEEVAAQLADLAFIIQSRHNQQSENNPPRGTPVSAIKYNYNSQPPPNQTKPLIKKTKATPSKPRKKKISDGLHEGINSRTPLSKRMPNGGTPNRSRGKKVLPQGKSGLHHKRNLFLPQAQIDLKRYLAEAQEERRQLIHHSNAHNTTLLGPQTQNYSTLTRINHIHSQENQPWSLSNGPLHQHSPCNGHAAGPGQDCERHLLSQVVQPFAGLQHGADPNTSPANTAFLNHTTGYHGLVNGFSGARQSPPPSQQGYYKLEKSGPVTVLSTATEGDLGHSAESTPSKNSVHSFLESPMSLLDTPTKNLLNTPSKKLSDLPSCQCMDQIIEKEEGPYYTHLGAGPSVVAVREMMENRYGAKGNAVRVEVVVYTGKEGKSSQGCPIAKWVIRRESEEEKLLCLVRQRPGHHCDSAVLVIVILAWEGIPRPVADNLYHELTQSLFKYGSPTSRRCALNEDRTCACQGLDPDTCGASFSFGCSWSMYFNGCKFARSKVPRKFRLLGDYREEEEKIENNLQNLATDLAPLYKRLAPEAFQNQVENEETGGDCRLGRREGRPFSGVTACVDFCAHAHKDTHNMNNGSTVVCTLTKEDNRAVRNIPEDEQLHVLPLYRIADRDEFGQVEGQWAKIRSGALQVLSSFPREVRLLAEPVKSARKIRQEARLRAQAEKLEKKLGLTPLTPGKVKSETPNKEPQGYYSSHGLPPRPASVGRYLPDRNQPSTYNQSTSSYPTLGAGIVPQKEVISPNSVHAGLQYGQNGSALNYKTMSDAVNGYSPASADQSVTSELIPPHNALSDYPPTFKTEPNEVHCSSLCRPSQSGSAPPPSSFSPRPTSEGLFSRLNGLHRAAGDVAAEVRGHGLPPLSSLPLQPETPPLEPEEVKQEEVWSDSEHNFLDHNIGGVAVAPSHGSILIECARRELHATTPILRPNRSHPTRISLVFYQHKSLNEPGHGMAMWDAKMAKREREREEEAERLRMEDITGTSKGAGGVDLEEETGEEAEEARRMNVPTRQAWTRPRDGVITVSPYALTQVTGPYNRWT comes from the exons ATGGATGATACCCAcaaggcagcagaggaggatgaCGGGGAGGAAGGCCACATACCTCACAAACAATCTCCCCCCATCACCAACTCGCTCACCCACAATCTGGCCTCGGACCAAGCCGGGCGGCCACCACTTGTTAAAAGAGAGCCCGGGCTGGAGCTGACCAGCATTGCACTTCACCAACATGTATGCTCTTCTGTGACTTTTCAGAATGGTTCTGCTGAGACAAAACCTAATGGTGCTGACATGAGCACTGGATCACTATCTGATCTGAAATCTGCTTATAAAAGGACCATGATTGCATCAGAGCCTCAAAGAACTATCATAGCCGCAGCCCCTAAAGACTTCTCTGAGAATGGACGCAAGACTCCTCCAGATAACATGTCGATTCCGCTAAAGAAGATCAAACTGGAGGAGCCATGGATGTGGATTACTGAACAGGCCACAACACAGCTGAGTGATGAGGATGAGGTCTGCGAAGACCCGCTGTCCACACTGGCAGCCGTggtgtgtctttctgtcacaGAGAGGAAGGGACTAGAGGAGAAACTTTTCAGCTCACGATCTTCCATTCTTTGCGCCATCAAAACAGAGCCACCAGATTTGCACTTCATCAAGAAAGAACCTGTTGACTTAAAGAATGACTTGTGTCAGAAAAGCACTCCTGTTAGTCAGACTCCCCAGGCTGTCAAAAGTGAACCTCCTCCGAATGTGTTGCTACCAAGCGTGCAGTCTTTGGCAGAGAAGAGAAATCTTAGTTTTGATCAGGCTATTGCTATTGAGGCCTTGACTCAACTGGCAGATATACCTCAAAGCACCCCAGGGTCCATTAAAGCTGAAAGTAATTGTGAACATCCCATTTCTAATTCTGCTCCATTTTCATCCTCTAGTACAAATACAACCCTGCAAGAAGCCAAACCCACAGCAGCTATCTGCTACAACAAAGTCTCGGTCATCAGCTCACCACTACACCAGATGTCAGTCATACGCCCTCCTGTGGTCAGACAAGGGAATGTGATCCAGTGCTCCCAGGGGTCGAGCTCTAACACAAAGCTGTCTCTGCAGAACCTCCTAGAAGCAAGTTCAGACAATGATAAAGCACCCTGTAGGAGGACAGAGCATGGTTTTGGTTCTCATGTCAACAAGTCTGAATGCAGCTATAAAGTTCCCAGTGACGTAAAGCTCAGTAGAGATCATGAGCGCTTGTTTGGGGAAGACAAAGACTTGGTTCTTGGTAAAGCAAGAAGAAAcagggatgaggaggaagtAGCAGCTCAGTTGGCAGACCTGGCCTTCATCATCCAGTCTCGACATAACCAGCAGTCAGAGAACAACCCTCCAAGAGGAACACCTGTGTCTGCCATCAAATACAACTACAACTCCCAGCCACCCCCTAATCAGACAAAGCccctcataaaaaaaacaaaagctacgCCTTCGAAGCCCAGAAAGAAGAAGATAAGTGATGGACTACATGAGGGAATCAACTCTAGGACACCCCTTTCAAAACGCATGCCAAATGGAGGAACGCCCAACAGGAGCAGAGGCAAGAAGGTCCTCCCACAGGGGAAATCAGGCCTTCACCACAAGAGGAACCTCTTTCTGCCTCAGGCCCAAATTGATCTGAAGAGATATTTGGCTGAGGCTCAGGAGGAAAGGAGGCAACTCATCCATCATAGTAATGCACACAATACAACCCTGTTAGGGCCACAGACTCAGAACTACAGCACTCTCACAAGGATCAACCACATTCACAGTCAAGAAAACCAGCCATGGTCCCTTTCAAATGGTCCACTCCACCAACACAGTCCATGCAATGGTCATGCTGCAGGACCGGGGCAGGACTGTGAAAGGCATTTGCTATCTCAGGTAGTGCAGCCCTTTGCTGGGCTGCAGCATGGTGCTGATCCTAACACAAGCCCAGCCAATACCGCTTTCCTCAACCACACTACTGGGTACCATGGTCTGGTCAATGGCTTCTCAGGGGCTCGGCAGTCCCCTCCTCCAAGCCAGCAGGGCTACTACAAGCTGGAGAAGTCAGGACCCGTTACTGTCCTGTCCACGGCTACTGAAGGGGATCTGGGACACTCTGCAGAGTCAACTCCATCCAAGAACAGCGTCCATAGCTTTCTGGAGTCTCCTATGAGTCTTCTGGATACCCCTACCAAGAACTTACTCAATACACCTTCTAAAAAACTGTCAGATCTTCCCTCCTGTCAATGCATGG ACCAAATCATTGAAAAGGAGGAAGGCCCTTACTATACTCACCTTGGGGCAGGACCCAGTGTTGTTGCAGTGAGGGAAATGATGGAGAACAG GTATGGTGCCAAAGGAAATGCAGTAAGAGTGGAAGTTGTTGTTTACACtgggaaagaaggaaaaagctCCCAGGGTTGTCCTATAGCTAAATGG GTGATCCGGCGTGAAAGTGAAGAGGAGAAGTTGCTGTGTTTAGTTCGCCAGAGACCAGGGCACCACTGTGACTCTGCCGTGTTGGTGATCGTCATCCTGGCGTGGGAAGGAATTCCTCGGCCAGTGGCGGACAATCTCTACCATGAGCTCACACAGTCCCTGTTTAAATACGGCTCCCCAACCAGCCGTCGCTGTGCCCTCAATGAAGA TCGTACATGTGCATGCCAGGGTTTGGACCCAGACACCTGCGGAGCTTCGTTTTCCTTTGGCTGCTCCTGGAGTATGTACTTCAATGGCTGTAAGTTTGCCCGCAGCAAAGTGCCCCGCAAGTTCCGCCTGCTTGGAGACTACcgggaggag GAAGAGAAGATCGAGAACAACCTTCAGAATCTTGCCACTGACCTTGCACCACTCTACAAAAGACTGGCACCTGAGGCCTTCCAAAACCAG GTGGAAAATGAGGAGACAGGAGGGGACTGCCGGCttggaaggagggagggacgTCCTTTTTCGGGGGTCACAGCCTGTGTGGATTTCTGTGCCCACGCTCACAAGGATACTCACAACATGAATAATGGCAGCACTGTG GTTTGCACTTTAACCAAGGAAGATAACCGTGCAGTGCGTAACATACCAGAAGATGAGCAGCTACATGTTCTGCCACTTTACAGGATCGCTGACAGGGATGAGTTTGGTCAGGTTGAGGGCCAGTGGGCTAAGATCCGAAGTGGTGCTCTGCAAGTTCTGTCTTCCTTTCCCCGTGAG GTTCGTCTTCTGGCTGAGCCAGTGAAATCTGCCCGTAAGATAAGACAAGAGGCTCGTCTGAGGGCTCAAGCAGAGAAACTGGAGAAGAAGCTCGGACTGACTCCTCTCACTCCTGggaaagtgaaaagtgaaacCCCCAATAAAG AGCCTCAGGGCTACTACAGCTCACACGGACTACCACCCAGACCTGCCAGCGTTGGGAGGTATCTGCCAGACAGGAATCAACCCAGCACTTACAACCAGAGCACCAGCAGCTACCCCACTCTGGGTGCAGGGATCGTCCCACAGAAAGAGGTCATCTCCCCCAATTCTGTCCATGCTGGCCTCCAGTACGGACAGAATGGCTCAGCTCTCAATTATAAGACAATGAGTGACGCCGTGAATGGTTATTCTCCAGCATCTGCTGACCAGAGTGTTACATCAGAACTTATACCTCCACATAATGCCCTTAGTGACTACCCCCCTACTTTTAAAACTGAGCCGAATGAGGTGCACTGCTCCTCTCTGTGCAGACCCTCCCAAAGTGGGAgtgctcctcctccctcctccttctcccccaGACCTACCTCTGAGGGTCTCTTCAGCAGGCTCAATGGACTCCACAGGGCTGCAGGAGATGTCGCAGCAGAGGTCAGGGGTCAtggcctccctcctctctcatctcttcccCTTCAACCAGAAACTCCCCCACTTGAACCAGAAGAAGTGAAGCAGGAAGAGGTGTGGTCAGACAGCGAGCACAACTTCCTGGATCACAATATAGGCGGAGTAGCCGTGGCACCATCACACGGCTCCATCCTGATAGAGTGTGCACGGCGGGAGCTCCACGCCACCACTCCTATCCTCAGGCCAAACCGCAGCCACCCCACCCGCATCTCCCTGGTCTTCTACCAGCACAAGTCTCTAAATGAACCAGGCCACGGGATGGCTATGTGGGACGCCAAAATGGCCAAGCGGGAACGAGagcgggaggaggaggctgagagaTTAAGAATGGAGGACATCACAGGCACCAGCAAAGGAGCTGGTGGTGTGGACCTGGAGGAGGAAACgggggaggaggcagaggaggcaaGGAGGATGAATGTCCCCACGCGTCAAGCATGGACTCGCCCGAGGGATGGTGTCATCACCGTGTCCCCTTATGCTCTTACCCAAGTGACAGGTCCCTACAATCGCTGGACTTAG